A single genomic interval of Shewanella psychropiezotolerans harbors:
- the ycfP gene encoding alpha/beta hydrolase YcfP, whose amino-acid sequence MILYLHGFDATSPGNHEKMRQLQFIDKDVRLVSYSTQHPKHDMQQLLNEVSRQLQQSDDTAPLILGVGLGAFWAERIGFLNGLRAVLINPNLSPEINMVGQIDRPEEYADITSKCVDKFRSKNEGKALVILSRSDDVNNNAQVYDELSEYYQVIWDEDQPHKFPVLASQLSTIASFKLG is encoded by the coding sequence ATGATCCTCTATTTACATGGCTTCGATGCGACGAGCCCAGGTAATCATGAAAAGATGCGTCAATTGCAATTTATCGATAAGGATGTGCGTCTGGTGAGTTATAGCACTCAGCATCCCAAACATGATATGCAGCAGTTGCTAAACGAAGTGAGTCGTCAACTCCAACAATCAGATGATACTGCACCCTTAATTTTAGGGGTGGGCTTAGGCGCATTTTGGGCCGAGCGTATTGGATTTTTAAATGGGCTAAGAGCAGTGTTAATTAACCCTAACCTGTCACCTGAGATTAACATGGTTGGCCAGATAGACAGGCCCGAAGAATATGCCGATATTACCAGTAAATGTGTTGACAAATTCAGGTCTAAAAATGAAGGTAAAGCCTTAGTTATTCTCTCTCGTTCAGATGATGTGAATAACAATGCTCAGGTTTATGACGAACTGAGTGAGTATTACCAAGTGATTTGGGATGAAGACCAGCCCCACAAATTCCCGGTGTTGGCGAGCCAGCTATCAACAATTGCTTCATTTAAGCTGGGCTAG
- the nagZ gene encoding beta-N-acetylhexosaminidase, translating to MSYLMLDLLSTQASEAELEQLKHPMVGGLILFTRNFVDREQLIALIKSIREVRSDLIIAVDHEGGRVQRFRDGFTLIPAMGDILSHAGGDVSKAQTWAVELGFLMAIELLACDIDLSFAPVLDLDRVSRVIGKRAFGSEPEIVISLAESFISGMNQAGMAAVGKHFPGHGSVETDSHLAQAVDERCEAEIRNLDMLPFKTLIEQQKLQGVMPAHVIYPKVDPNPAGFSPYWLKQVLRGELDFQGVIFSDDLGMKGAGVVGGYKQRAKAALDAGCNMILVCNDAAGAAEVLNELDWPSEKPDRAANLLKPDAYLVAQALQQEERWKKAKALAETFNQ from the coding sequence GTGAGCTATTTAATGTTAGATCTTTTATCGACCCAAGCTAGTGAAGCCGAGCTTGAACAACTTAAGCATCCCATGGTGGGTGGCCTGATCCTATTTACGCGCAACTTTGTCGATAGAGAGCAATTGATCGCGTTAATAAAATCGATAAGAGAGGTGAGATCCGATCTTATCATAGCCGTAGATCATGAAGGTGGGCGAGTGCAGCGGTTTCGAGATGGTTTCACTCTAATACCTGCCATGGGCGATATATTGTCTCATGCAGGTGGCGATGTATCTAAGGCCCAGACTTGGGCTGTTGAATTAGGTTTTCTCATGGCAATTGAGCTATTGGCGTGCGATATCGATCTTAGTTTCGCGCCTGTGCTGGATCTGGACAGAGTCAGTAGAGTCATAGGCAAGCGGGCATTTGGCTCTGAGCCGGAAATCGTGATCAGTTTAGCCGAGAGTTTTATCTCAGGTATGAATCAAGCTGGCATGGCTGCTGTGGGCAAACATTTTCCAGGTCATGGCAGTGTAGAAACTGATTCACACTTGGCCCAAGCGGTAGATGAGCGCTGTGAGGCCGAAATCCGTAATCTGGATATGCTCCCTTTTAAGACGCTTATCGAGCAGCAGAAGCTTCAGGGCGTGATGCCTGCCCATGTTATTTATCCTAAAGTCGATCCTAATCCTGCAGGTTTCTCACCATACTGGCTCAAGCAAGTGTTGAGAGGCGAACTGGATTTTCAAGGCGTTATCTTCTCGGATGATCTCGGCATGAAAGGTGCTGGCGTCGTGGGAGGTTATAAGCAGAGAGCGAAAGCGGCATTAGATGCCGGTTGTAACATGATCTTGGTGTGTAACGACGCTGCTGGCGCAGCAGAGGTACTCAATGAACTCGATTGGCCTAGCGAGAAGCCAGATAGAGCGGCTAACTTGTTAAAACCCGATGCCTATTTAGTCGCCCAAGCATTACAGCAAGAAGAGCGTTGGAAAAAGGCTAAGGCTTTGGCTGAAACATTCAATCAGTAA
- a CDS encoding L-serine ammonia-lyase codes for MISVFDMFKIGIGPSSSHTVGPMKAGNIFIDDLDKAGLLERTDELRSELFGSLGQTGKGHGTGKAVILGLMGEAPDTVNTDSIDGILKDVSQNQQLLMANGKHVIFSRDSGVIYHRRKSLPAHANAMTLYAYSAGECIYDRTYYSVGGGFILDQDEIKAQDASPALPIESAPFDFNSAAQLLEFCNSNGLSISALMMENELSIAEDADIREQLWHIWQTMKDCVERGYHKEGLLPGGLKLRRRAPAMYRRLKAEGKNSVDPLTALDWVDLFALSVNEQNAAGDRVVTAPTNGAAGIIPAVLCYYDKFVQEVDSDICCRYLLTAAAIGILYKKNASISGAEVGCQGEVGVACSMAAAALTEIMGGTVEHVENAAEIGMEHNLGLTCDPVGGLVQVPCIERNAMGAVKAINASRMALRGDGNHKVSLDKVIKTMMDTGKDMRSKYKETAKGGLAVNIVEC; via the coding sequence ATGATAAGTGTATTTGATATGTTCAAAATCGGCATTGGACCGTCAAGCTCACATACAGTGGGTCCAATGAAAGCGGGTAACATCTTTATCGACGATCTCGATAAAGCAGGCCTGCTTGAACGTACAGATGAATTACGCTCAGAGTTATTCGGCTCCCTGGGACAAACGGGCAAAGGCCACGGCACAGGTAAAGCCGTTATCTTAGGTTTAATGGGCGAGGCTCCGGATACTGTCAATACAGACAGCATAGATGGAATATTAAAGGACGTGAGTCAAAATCAGCAATTGCTGATGGCAAATGGCAAACACGTTATTTTCAGTCGTGATTCCGGCGTTATCTACCACAGACGTAAAAGCTTACCTGCCCACGCGAACGCCATGACCTTATACGCCTATTCTGCCGGTGAATGTATCTATGACAGAACCTACTACTCTGTGGGTGGCGGTTTCATCTTAGATCAGGATGAAATTAAAGCTCAGGATGCATCCCCAGCCCTGCCGATTGAGTCTGCACCTTTTGATTTTAACAGCGCGGCTCAGCTGCTCGAATTTTGTAATAGCAATGGCTTGAGTATTTCTGCCTTGATGATGGAAAATGAGTTGAGTATCGCCGAAGATGCAGATATCAGGGAGCAGTTGTGGCATATCTGGCAGACAATGAAGGATTGTGTCGAACGAGGCTATCACAAAGAGGGCTTACTGCCTGGTGGACTAAAACTCAGACGCCGAGCGCCGGCCATGTATCGCAGACTAAAAGCGGAAGGAAAAAACAGTGTCGATCCTCTCACCGCATTAGATTGGGTCGATCTATTTGCCCTCTCAGTTAATGAACAAAATGCGGCCGGCGATAGAGTCGTCACCGCCCCAACCAATGGTGCCGCAGGGATCATTCCGGCTGTTTTATGCTACTACGACAAGTTTGTTCAAGAAGTCGATAGCGATATCTGTTGCCGCTACCTGTTAACCGCAGCAGCCATAGGTATTCTCTATAAGAAAAATGCCTCTATCTCAGGTGCCGAAGTCGGCTGTCAGGGTGAAGTCGGGGTAGCCTGCTCGATGGCGGCCGCGGCCTTAACCGAGATCATGGGCGGCACAGTCGAACATGTGGAAAATGCGGCCGAGATAGGCATGGAGCATAACCTAGGATTGACGTGTGATCCTGTGGGCGGCCTAGTCCAGGTTCCTTGCATCGAACGTAATGCCATGGGCGCGGTAAAAGCCATTAACGCTTCTCGTATGGCGCTACGTGGTGACGGTAATCATAAGGTATCACTGGATAAAGTGATCAAGACCATGATGGATACTGGTAAAGATATGCGCAGCAAGTATAAGGAAACCGCAAAGGGTGGTCTGGCTGTTAATATCGTTGAATGCTAA
- the cysB gene encoding HTH-type transcriptional regulator CysB, translating into MKLQQLRYIAEVVNHNLNVSATAENLYTSQPGISKQVRMLEDELGIQIFGRSGKHLTHVTPAGEQVISIANNILGKVESIKKVAEEYTKPDQGELNIATTDTQARYALPKIIRGFIDRYPKVNLHMHQGTPSQISELAARGAADFAIATEGMHLYSDLIMLPCYHWNRSIVVNRDHPLATRSNITIEDLGRFPLVTYVFGFDRESEIEKSFNRAGLEPRVVFSATSADVLKTYVRLGLGVGVIASMAIDPTMDRDLVAIDASHLFGHSTTKIGFRKGNFLRTYMYEFIEHFAPHLTKEVVEKAVALRDPQLIENMFADIDLPVR; encoded by the coding sequence ATGAAGCTGCAGCAACTCAGATACATTGCAGAGGTGGTGAATCATAACCTCAACGTTTCGGCTACTGCTGAAAACCTCTATACATCCCAGCCAGGGATCAGTAAACAAGTTCGCATGCTCGAAGATGAACTTGGTATACAAATCTTCGGCCGTAGCGGCAAACATTTAACTCATGTGACTCCAGCTGGTGAGCAAGTCATAAGTATAGCAAATAATATTTTAGGTAAAGTCGAGAGCATCAAGAAAGTTGCCGAAGAATACACTAAGCCTGATCAGGGTGAGTTGAATATTGCAACCACAGATACCCAGGCGAGATATGCGCTGCCTAAAATCATTCGTGGCTTTATCGACCGTTATCCTAAGGTTAATTTACACATGCACCAGGGGACGCCTTCTCAAATCAGTGAGCTGGCGGCGAGAGGCGCTGCCGATTTCGCTATTGCGACCGAAGGTATGCATCTTTATTCCGATCTGATTATGTTACCTTGTTACCATTGGAATCGCTCGATTGTAGTGAATCGAGATCATCCTTTGGCGACTCGCAGTAATATTACGATTGAAGATCTCGGCCGTTTTCCTTTAGTGACTTATGTCTTTGGTTTCGACCGCGAATCTGAGATTGAAAAATCATTTAATCGTGCGGGATTAGAGCCCAGAGTGGTGTTTAGTGCAACCAGTGCCGACGTGTTGAAGACCTATGTGAGACTCGGTTTGGGGGTTGGAGTGATCGCGTCTATGGCTATCGATCCTACTATGGACAGAGACTTAGTGGCTATCGATGCCAGCCACCTGTTTGGACATAGCACCACTAAAATAGGGTTCAGAAAGGGGAATTTCTTAAGAACTTATATGTATGAGTTTATCGAACATTTTGCTCCGCATCTGACTAAAGAGGTGGTCGAAAAAGCTGTCGCGCTTAGGGACCCTCAATTGATAGAAAATATGTTTGCCGATATTGACTTGCCGGTAAGGTAA
- the topA gene encoding type I DNA topoisomerase, translating into MGKSLVIVESPAKAKTINKYLGKDYIVKSSVGHVRDLPTSSSPDSKVATKTPAEVRKMAPEEKAIYKSKKAKQALVARMGVDPENGWKAKYQILPGKEKVVKELQALAEKADKIYLATDLDREGEAIAWHLQEIIGGDESRYQRVVFNEITKTAIQDAFSKPAHLDTNMVNAQQARRFLDRVVGFMVSPLLWKKVARGLSAGRVQSVATRLVVEREGEIKAFVPEEFWDIHAQLNTPANDLLKMQVVKFQGKAFNPVNEKQTLEAVSFLSQSSFVVAARDDRATQSKPSAPYITSTLQQAASTRLGFGVKKTMMMAQRLYEAGHITYMRTDSTNLSQEALDNVREMIGKEFGDKYLPDAPIRYGSKDGAQEAHEAIRPSDVKVHAALMNDMERDAQRLYELIWRQFVSCQMTPAKYDATRLTVKSGEYELKATGRTLRFDGWTRVQTSIKKKNEEDNTLPHVDQGDKLDLKELDPKQHFTKPPARYSEASLVKELEKRGIGRPSTYATIISTIQDRGYVRVESRRFYAEKMGEIVSESLVGSFKELMSYDFTAGMEQTLDDVAKGELEWKKVLDGFYKYLTKQIDQAELSPEEGGMRPNEMVLTDNIKCPTCERPMGIRTGTTGVFLGCSGYALPPKERCKTTMNLTPGEEAVSENSEDAETDALRAKHRCDICGTAMDSYLIDETRKLHVCGNNPICDGHEVELGQFKIKGYEGPIIECDRCGNDMELKNGRFGKYFGCTNSECKNTRKLLKSGEAAPPKEDPIHLPELKCTKSDGYFVLRDGAAGIFMAASTFPKSRETRAPLVEELVKYRELLWPKYAYLADAPVKDSDGNKASVRFSRKTKEQYVATDVDGKATGWTSKFIDGKWVTEAKKKAKPKAKAATATKATAKAKPKAAAKTKA; encoded by the coding sequence ATGGGTAAATCGCTAGTTATTGTCGAATCACCGGCCAAAGCCAAGACTATTAATAAATATCTCGGCAAAGATTACATTGTTAAATCGAGCGTAGGTCACGTAAGAGACCTACCAACATCATCCAGTCCTGACTCTAAAGTGGCGACTAAAACGCCTGCAGAAGTTCGGAAGATGGCTCCTGAAGAGAAAGCCATCTATAAGAGCAAGAAAGCGAAACAAGCGCTTGTTGCTCGTATGGGAGTGGACCCTGAGAATGGCTGGAAAGCCAAGTATCAGATACTCCCCGGTAAAGAAAAAGTGGTTAAAGAGCTGCAGGCTCTAGCCGAGAAAGCTGACAAAATCTATCTCGCAACCGATTTGGATAGAGAGGGAGAGGCCATTGCATGGCACTTGCAAGAGATCATAGGTGGAGATGAGTCACGCTATCAGCGCGTTGTCTTCAACGAGATCACTAAGACCGCTATTCAAGACGCATTCAGTAAACCCGCGCATTTAGATACCAATATGGTTAATGCCCAACAGGCTCGTCGATTCCTCGACCGCGTCGTTGGGTTTATGGTATCGCCTCTGTTATGGAAGAAAGTCGCCCGTGGATTATCCGCCGGTCGAGTTCAATCTGTGGCAACGCGTTTAGTGGTCGAGAGAGAAGGCGAAATTAAGGCTTTTGTTCCCGAAGAGTTTTGGGATATTCATGCGCAATTGAATACCCCGGCTAATGATCTGCTTAAAATGCAGGTGGTTAAGTTTCAGGGCAAGGCATTTAATCCTGTTAATGAGAAGCAAACCTTAGAAGCGGTTTCTTTTCTGTCTCAGTCAAGCTTTGTGGTTGCTGCTCGTGATGACAGAGCGACCCAGAGTAAGCCTTCGGCACCTTATATCACATCGACCTTGCAACAAGCGGCGAGTACCCGTTTAGGTTTTGGCGTCAAGAAGACCATGATGATGGCTCAGCGTCTCTACGAAGCCGGTCATATTACCTATATGCGTACCGACTCGACCAACTTGAGTCAAGAAGCCTTGGACAATGTGCGCGAGATGATAGGTAAAGAGTTTGGCGATAAGTATCTGCCAGATGCCCCTATTCGTTACGGCAGCAAAGACGGGGCTCAAGAAGCTCACGAAGCCATTCGTCCATCAGATGTCAAAGTGCATGCCGCTTTGATGAATGACATGGAGAGAGACGCACAGCGCTTGTATGAGCTGATTTGGCGTCAGTTTGTCTCTTGTCAGATGACACCAGCAAAATATGATGCGACTCGCTTAACGGTTAAGTCCGGTGAGTACGAGCTCAAAGCTACTGGTCGTACATTACGTTTCGACGGTTGGACTCGAGTTCAAACTAGCATTAAGAAGAAAAATGAGGAAGACAATACGCTGCCTCATGTCGATCAAGGTGATAAGCTAGATCTTAAAGAGCTGGATCCCAAGCAACATTTTACTAAGCCGCCGGCGAGATACAGTGAAGCGTCTCTGGTTAAAGAGCTCGAAAAACGTGGTATTGGTCGTCCATCGACCTATGCGACAATTATTTCGACTATTCAGGACCGTGGTTATGTGCGCGTCGAAAGCCGTCGTTTCTATGCCGAAAAGATGGGTGAGATTGTCAGCGAAAGTTTGGTCGGCAGCTTCAAGGAGCTGATGAGCTATGACTTTACTGCGGGTATGGAACAGACACTCGATGATGTCGCCAAGGGCGAGTTAGAGTGGAAGAAAGTGCTCGATGGTTTCTATAAATATCTCACTAAGCAGATAGATCAGGCCGAGCTGTCACCGGAAGAGGGCGGAATGCGCCCGAACGAGATGGTGTTAACCGACAACATCAAGTGTCCGACTTGTGAGCGTCCTATGGGGATCCGCACCGGTACTACCGGTGTGTTCCTTGGTTGTTCCGGCTATGCCTTACCGCCTAAAGAGCGCTGTAAGACCACCATGAATCTGACTCCCGGTGAAGAAGCCGTGAGTGAGAACAGTGAAGATGCTGAAACAGATGCATTACGTGCTAAGCATCGTTGTGACATCTGTGGCACTGCCATGGACAGCTATCTTATCGATGAGACTCGTAAGCTGCATGTTTGTGGTAATAACCCGATATGTGATGGTCATGAAGTTGAACTCGGTCAGTTCAAGATTAAGGGTTATGAAGGCCCGATTATTGAGTGTGACCGTTGTGGCAATGACATGGAGCTCAAGAATGGTCGCTTCGGAAAGTACTTTGGTTGTACTAACAGCGAGTGTAAGAATACCCGTAAGTTGCTAAAGAGCGGTGAAGCTGCGCCTCCAAAGGAGGATCCGATTCATCTTCCAGAGCTTAAATGTACTAAGTCTGATGGCTACTTCGTGCTTAGAGATGGTGCCGCCGGGATATTTATGGCTGCCAGCACTTTCCCTAAATCACGTGAAACTCGTGCACCATTAGTGGAAGAGTTGGTTAAGTATCGTGAGCTATTATGGCCTAAGTACGCTTATCTAGCCGATGCACCAGTTAAAGATAGCGATGGTAATAAGGCATCGGTTCGCTTCAGCCGTAAGACTAAGGAGCAATACGTTGCTACCGATGTCGATGGTAAGGCAACTGGCTGGACCTCTAAGTTTATCGACGGTAAGTGGGTGACTGAGGCGAAGAAGAAAGCCAAGCCAAAAGCGAAAGCGGCTACGGCAACTAAAGCTACGGCCAAAGCTAAGCCAAAAGCGGCTGCAAAGACTAAAGCATAG
- the astB gene encoding N-succinylarginine dihydrolase — protein sequence MKHFEANFDGLVGPTHNYAGLSFGNVASLSNAAAVSNPRAAAKQGLKKAKALADMGMIQGILAPQERPDLHTLRRIGFTGSDAEVLNKAAKQAPALLRACCSASSMWTANAATVSPSADCRDGKLHFTPANLVDKLHRSIEPITTGNILAATFNNDKHFSHHQHLPEHASFGDEGAANHTRLCGEYGETGIELFVYGQEATNPTAPKPTKYPARQTLEASQAIARLHQLDDNNTVYISQNPDVIDQGVFHNDVIAVGNQNVLFYHEQAFLDTQNKLNEIKQKFGDSPLHFIEVPTNKVGIQDAVKSYLFNTQIITLPSGEMAIIAPTNCQENEAVHAYLQEVVTLGTPIKQVHYFDVKQSMQNGGGPACLRLRVAMNDTEVAAVNQHTLMNDVLFSELNNWVDKHYRDRLSVEDLADPQVLIESRTALDELTQLMQLGSVYQFQK from the coding sequence ATGAAGCATTTTGAAGCGAATTTCGATGGTCTTGTTGGACCAACCCACAATTACGCGGGCCTCTCCTTTGGTAATGTGGCATCACTGAGTAACGCTGCAGCCGTTTCAAATCCAAGAGCCGCAGCGAAACAAGGATTAAAAAAAGCCAAAGCACTCGCCGATATGGGTATGATTCAAGGCATATTAGCCCCTCAAGAGCGCCCAGACCTTCATACGTTGCGTAGAATTGGTTTTACAGGCTCTGACGCCGAAGTATTAAATAAAGCCGCTAAACAGGCTCCTGCTTTGTTACGTGCCTGTTGTAGTGCATCGAGTATGTGGACCGCGAATGCGGCAACGGTCTCACCCAGTGCCGATTGTCGAGATGGAAAGCTGCATTTCACCCCGGCTAACCTAGTAGACAAGTTACACCGCAGCATAGAACCTATCACTACGGGTAATATTCTGGCGGCGACATTCAATAACGACAAGCATTTCAGCCATCATCAACATCTGCCTGAGCACGCCAGTTTTGGCGATGAAGGCGCGGCGAACCACACCCGTCTTTGCGGAGAGTACGGCGAAACGGGTATAGAGCTATTTGTCTATGGCCAAGAAGCGACCAATCCAACTGCACCTAAGCCGACAAAATATCCAGCAAGACAGACACTAGAAGCTTCTCAAGCCATCGCTCGCTTGCATCAGCTCGATGATAACAACACGGTTTATATCTCGCAGAACCCGGATGTGATCGATCAAGGCGTGTTTCATAACGATGTGATCGCCGTCGGTAACCAAAATGTGCTCTTCTATCACGAGCAGGCATTTCTGGATACACAGAACAAGTTAAACGAAATAAAGCAAAAATTTGGTGACTCACCACTTCACTTCATCGAAGTACCCACCAATAAAGTCGGCATTCAAGATGCGGTGAAGAGTTATCTGTTTAACACTCAGATCATCACACTTCCATCTGGTGAGATGGCGATCATAGCGCCGACAAATTGCCAGGAGAATGAAGCGGTACACGCTTATCTTCAGGAAGTCGTCACCCTAGGCACGCCAATCAAGCAAGTACACTATTTCGATGTGAAGCAAAGCATGCAAAATGGTGGTGGTCCGGCTTGCCTGAGATTGCGTGTCGCCATGAATGACACTGAGGTGGCTGCAGTGAACCAGCATACCTTAATGAATGATGTGTTATTCAGTGAGCTAAATAACTGGGTAGACAAACACTACCGCGATCGCCTCAGCGTCGAAGATCTCGCCGATCCACAGGTATTGATCGAATCACGCACCGCACTGGATGAACTGACCCAATTGATGCAGTTAGGCAGCGTGTACCAGTTCCAGAAGTAG
- a CDS encoding dicarboxylate/amino acid:cation symporter, which yields MALTQAKKLGLTSKILIGMGSGILLGLLLRNLFPESTFIDEYITEGFLHVIGTIFVSGLKMLVVPLVFISLVCGTCSLSDPSKLGRLGGKTIAFYLFTTAIALSMAILIAIMVHPGNASLVSEGLTFNAKEAPSLAEVIINIVPTNPLHAMSEGNMLQIILFAVIFGFAISHIGERGKRVAALFNDLNEVIMRVVTLIMQLAPYGVFALMAKLALTLGLETFGSVVKYFFVVLGVLLLHGFVVYPTLLKVFSGLNPITFIRKMRDVQLFAFSTASSNATLPVTIETAEHRLGVDNKVASFTLPLGATINMDGTAIMQGVATVFIAQVYGVDLSITDYAMVVITATLASIGTAGVPGVGLIMLAMVLNQVGLPVEGIALIIGVDRLLDMVRTAVNVTGDTVATVVIAKSEGEFNEEIFNDTQAGKTAGSFRDQVKGQEA from the coding sequence ATGGCTTTAACTCAAGCAAAAAAACTCGGACTCACGAGTAAAATTCTTATTGGTATGGGTAGCGGTATCCTTTTGGGATTGCTACTCAGAAACCTTTTCCCCGAAAGTACATTTATCGACGAATACATCACCGAAGGTTTCTTGCATGTTATCGGCACCATATTTGTATCCGGGCTGAAAATGTTGGTCGTGCCTTTGGTGTTTATTTCGTTGGTTTGCGGCACATGTTCATTGAGTGACCCATCGAAATTAGGCCGACTCGGCGGTAAGACCATCGCCTTCTATCTATTCACCACTGCTATTGCTCTGTCGATGGCAATCTTGATTGCCATCATGGTCCATCCAGGTAACGCTTCCTTGGTCAGTGAAGGCCTCACCTTCAATGCAAAAGAAGCCCCAAGCCTAGCAGAAGTGATCATCAACATAGTCCCAACCAACCCACTGCATGCGATGAGTGAAGGCAATATGCTTCAAATCATCCTATTTGCGGTTATTTTTGGTTTTGCTATCTCGCATATAGGCGAGCGAGGTAAACGCGTTGCAGCGCTGTTTAACGACCTTAATGAAGTGATTATGCGTGTAGTTACACTAATAATGCAGCTTGCGCCATATGGTGTGTTTGCCTTGATGGCAAAATTGGCACTCACTTTGGGTCTCGAAACCTTCGGCAGCGTAGTAAAATATTTCTTCGTCGTCCTTGGTGTTCTACTGCTTCATGGGTTCGTTGTCTATCCCACCTTGCTTAAAGTGTTCTCAGGATTAAATCCGATAACCTTCATCCGTAAGATGCGTGACGTGCAACTGTTTGCTTTTAGCACAGCCAGTTCAAACGCGACTCTGCCTGTCACCATAGAAACAGCTGAGCACAGACTAGGTGTCGATAATAAAGTCGCTTCATTCACCTTGCCTCTTGGCGCTACCATCAACATGGATGGTACGGCCATCATGCAAGGTGTTGCCACGGTATTTATCGCTCAGGTTTATGGTGTTGACTTAAGCATCACAGATTATGCCATGGTGGTTATTACTGCGACACTTGCATCTATCGGTACCGCTGGCGTACCAGGTGTTGGTCTTATCATGTTGGCCATGGTACTTAATCAGGTGGGTCTTCCTGTCGAAGGCATAGCGCTGATCATAGGCGTCGACAGACTACTCGACATGGTCCGCACCGCAGTCAATGTTACCGGTGACACGGTTGCCACTGTGGTCATCGCTAAGTCTGAGGGTGAGT